A genomic stretch from Engraulis encrasicolus isolate BLACKSEA-1 chromosome 10, IST_EnEncr_1.0, whole genome shotgun sequence includes:
- the nudt3b gene encoding diphosphoinositol polyphosphate phosphohydrolase 1 isoform X2, producing the protein MMKLKSNQTRTYDGDGFKKRAACLCFRSESEEEVLLVSSSRHPDKWIVPGGGMEPEEEPSVAAAREVCEEAGVKGTLGRLVGIFENRDRKHRTYVYVLIVTEVLEDWEDSVNIGRKREWFKIEDARRLLQCHKPVQASYFEALTQDCLTSNGTTLVTTYNISQSSLSGIR; encoded by the exons ATGATGAAGCTGAAGTCAAACCAGACTCGCACCTACGACGGAGATGGTTTCAAGAAACGAGCCGCCTGTCTGTGCTTCAGAagtgagagtgaggaggag GTGTTATTGGTGAGTAGCAGTCGGCATCCGGACAAGTGGATCGTCCCTGGCGGAGGAATGGAGCCAGAGGAGGAACCCAGTGTGGCCGCAGCCCGCGAAGTCTGCGAGGAG GCTGGAGTGAAGGGGACGTTAGGACGATTAGTAGGAATATTTGAG AATCGAGACAGGAAGCACAGAACCTACGTCTACGTTCTCATCGTCACGGAGGTTCTGGAAGACTGGGAGGACTCTGTAAATATTG GGAGAAAAAGGGAATGGTTTAAGATTGAGGATGCCCGGCGTCTGCTGCAGTGCCACAAGCCAGTTCAGGCCTCCTACTTCGAGGCGCTGACACAGGACTGCCTGACCAGCAACGGGACGACGCTCGTCACCACCTACAACATCAGCCAGAGCTCCCTCTCGGGTATCAGataa
- the nudt3b gene encoding diphosphoinositol polyphosphate phosphohydrolase 1 isoform X1, whose product MMKLKSNQTRTYDGDGFKKRAACLCFRSESEEEVLLVSSSRHPDKWIVPGGGMEPEEEPSVAAAREVCEEAGVKGTLGRLVGIFENRDRKHRTYVYVLIVTEVLEDWEDSVNIDWQDDCDSDRIVTTPGRKREWFKIEDARRLLQCHKPVQASYFEALTQDCLTSNGTTLVTTYNISQSSLSGIR is encoded by the exons ATGATGAAGCTGAAGTCAAACCAGACTCGCACCTACGACGGAGATGGTTTCAAGAAACGAGCCGCCTGTCTGTGCTTCAGAagtgagagtgaggaggag GTGTTATTGGTGAGTAGCAGTCGGCATCCGGACAAGTGGATCGTCCCTGGCGGAGGAATGGAGCCAGAGGAGGAACCCAGTGTGGCCGCAGCCCGCGAAGTCTGCGAGGAG GCTGGAGTGAAGGGGACGTTAGGACGATTAGTAGGAATATTTGAG AATCGAGACAGGAAGCACAGAACCTACGTCTACGTTCTCATCGTCACGGAGGTTCTGGAAGACTGGGAGGACTCTGTAAATATTG ATTGGCAGGAtgactgtgactctgacagaatcgTTACTACTCCCg GGAGAAAAAGGGAATGGTTTAAGATTGAGGATGCCCGGCGTCTGCTGCAGTGCCACAAGCCAGTTCAGGCCTCCTACTTCGAGGCGCTGACACAGGACTGCCTGACCAGCAACGGGACGACGCTCGTCACCACCTACAACATCAGCCAGAGCTCCCTCTCGGGTATCAGataa